Proteins from one Phycisphaerae bacterium genomic window:
- a CDS encoding YjgP/YjgQ family permease codes for MRYPIKTIDRYLIRSFTYSYLISVLIMMSLYVLLDMFANIDEFADPDKPMRRMIREILSYYGYHSFLYFAQVAGMITLVAAAFTLARLYRSNELTAMLAGGISLYRVALPIILMGLVFNALWVVDQECIIPRIADKLVLAHSEAGGKRAFSLGFLRDSRNALLTASRYVPAEKKMEEMLVLERDAEGQLVAKISAESATWDADRGCWALTRGMVQAPSNVEEFVVRGEVKRRPMEYYKSEWQPDDLLLRQAAGWTWLMGLGELNALLRKPHLVPDIREIVAARHVRFTQPVVNILILLLGIPFFLNREPHNVLLSVGWCLALAILCFMLAFVSQNVASTSAYPALAAWMPILVFGPVATYLITSIKT; via the coding sequence ATGCGATATCCGATCAAGACCATAGACCGCTACCTGATCCGCAGCTTCACCTACAGCTACCTGATCAGCGTGCTGATCATGATGAGCCTCTACGTGCTGCTGGACATGTTCGCCAACATCGACGAATTCGCCGACCCGGACAAGCCGATGCGGCGGATGATCCGGGAGATCCTCAGCTACTACGGCTACCACAGCTTCCTCTACTTCGCCCAGGTGGCGGGCATGATCACGCTGGTGGCCGCCGCCTTTACCCTCGCCCGGCTCTACCGCAGCAACGAGCTGACCGCCATGCTGGCCGGCGGGATCTCGCTCTACCGGGTGGCCCTGCCGATCATCCTGATGGGCCTGGTCTTCAACGCCCTGTGGGTGGTCGATCAGGAGTGTATCATTCCGCGGATCGCGGACAAGCTGGTGCTCGCCCACAGCGAGGCCGGCGGCAAGCGGGCCTTTTCGCTGGGTTTCCTGCGCGACTCCCGCAACGCCCTGCTGACCGCGTCGCGCTACGTGCCGGCGGAAAAGAAGATGGAAGAGATGCTGGTCCTCGAGCGGGACGCCGAGGGCCAACTGGTGGCCAAGATCTCGGCTGAGAGCGCCACCTGGGACGCCGATCGCGGCTGCTGGGCCCTCACGCGGGGCATGGTTCAGGCGCCCTCCAACGTCGAGGAATTCGTGGTCCGCGGCGAAGTCAAGCGCCGGCCGATGGAGTACTACAAGAGCGAGTGGCAGCCGGACGACCTTCTGCTTCGCCAGGCCGCCGGATGGACCTGGTTGATGGGCCTCGGCGAGCTCAACGCCCTGTTGCGCAAGCCTCACCTGGTGCCGGATATCCGCGAGATCGTGGCCGCCCGGCACGTGCGATTCACCCAGCCGGTGGTCAACATTCTGATCCTGCTGCTGGGAATCCCGTTCTTCCTGAATCGCGAGCCGCACAACGTGCTGTTGTCGGTGGGATGGTGCCTGGCCCTGGCGATCCTGTGCTTCATGCTGGCCTTCGTCAGCCAGAACGTGGCGTCGACCTCGGCCTATCCGGCCCTGGCCGCGTGGATGCCGATCCTCGTGTTCGGGCCGGTGGCCACGTACCTGATCACGAGCATCAAGACCTGA
- a CDS encoding AarF/ABC1/UbiB kinase family protein translates to MSIFTVPMTIRYTQRLGQIVSAMARHGFGTWVSQLRLRRHVPWSGRWLGRREVPDEQVAKASVGKRLVAFCEELGPTFVKLGQLLSSRPDLIPSDWMDDLRTLQDRVIAFPTPQAHRIIEADLGNPVAKLFAEFDPVPLASGSIAQTYRARTFDGCDVVVKVRRPGIDQLVRLDMHILTRLAESMEKYIPEVRLYQPTSVIDEFSQTIAREMDLLNEATVTERIHRFFANHSNVVTPAVRWDLTSNRVLTMTYLKGRSFNEALSDPDLPIQRRALARTLVDAFMQQYLELNVFNADPHPGNLIVIPPATIGIIDFGMAGQLDSKRCAYFIVLMTAATYRQMDLVMDLLATMNALTTATDVELLKRDLGALLDKYQALPLRYMNFQIVFNEMSALARKHHVSLPRDFVMMGKSLVNVGGAALQLDRDMNPNEVIRPRVRQALLKLFGRDNLGREALLGVWHGAMLVKDLPGMVRELSRKLLRGELKVVMGHEGLYELTRELDRSSNRISFAMVVAGIIVGSSLIVHARVGPTWFGGMPILGLTGYLVAAVMGLYLLIAIIRSGKLS, encoded by the coding sequence ATGTCGATTTTCACCGTGCCCATGACCATCCGCTACACCCAGCGCCTGGGACAGATCGTCTCGGCCATGGCCCGCCACGGATTCGGCACGTGGGTTTCCCAGTTGCGCCTTCGCCGGCATGTCCCCTGGTCCGGCCGATGGCTCGGGCGCCGTGAGGTCCCGGATGAACAGGTCGCCAAGGCCAGCGTGGGCAAGCGGCTTGTCGCCTTCTGCGAGGAACTCGGTCCGACCTTCGTGAAACTCGGACAACTGCTCAGTTCGCGGCCGGACCTGATCCCGTCCGACTGGATGGACGACCTGCGCACGCTTCAGGACCGCGTCATCGCCTTTCCCACGCCTCAGGCCCACCGCATCATCGAAGCCGACCTGGGCAACCCGGTCGCCAAGCTTTTCGCCGAGTTCGACCCGGTCCCGCTGGCCAGCGGGTCGATCGCCCAGACCTACCGGGCCAGAACCTTCGACGGCTGCGACGTCGTGGTCAAGGTCCGCCGTCCCGGAATCGACCAACTCGTCCGGCTTGACATGCACATTCTGACCCGCCTCGCCGAGAGCATGGAGAAGTACATTCCGGAAGTGCGGCTTTATCAGCCGACCTCCGTGATCGACGAGTTCTCGCAGACCATCGCCCGCGAAATGGACCTGCTCAACGAGGCGACCGTCACCGAACGAATCCACCGTTTCTTCGCCAATCACTCCAACGTAGTCACGCCCGCTGTCCGATGGGACTTGACCTCCAACCGCGTGCTGACCATGACGTACCTCAAGGGCCGAAGCTTCAACGAGGCCCTCTCCGACCCGGACCTGCCCATTCAGCGCCGGGCACTCGCCCGCACCCTGGTCGACGCGTTCATGCAGCAGTACCTTGAACTGAACGTCTTCAACGCCGACCCGCATCCGGGCAATCTGATCGTGATTCCCCCAGCCACCATCGGCATCATTGACTTCGGCATGGCCGGCCAGCTCGACTCCAAACGCTGCGCCTATTTCATCGTCCTGATGACCGCTGCGACCTACCGACAAATGGACCTGGTGATGGACCTGCTGGCCACCATGAACGCCCTGACGACGGCGACGGACGTCGAACTGCTCAAACGCGATCTGGGCGCCCTGCTCGATAAGTACCAGGCCCTGCCGTTGCGCTACATGAACTTTCAGATCGTCTTTAACGAGATGAGCGCCCTGGCCCGCAAACACCACGTGAGCCTGCCGCGGGACTTCGTGATGATGGGCAAGAGCCTGGTCAACGTCGGCGGCGCGGCGCTGCAGCTCGATCGCGACATGAACCCCAACGAGGTGATCCGCCCGCGCGTTCGCCAGGCCCTGCTCAAACTCTTCGGCCGCGACAACCTCGGCCGCGAAGCCCTGCTGGGAGTCTGGCACGGGGCCATGCTGGTCAAGGATTTGCCCGGCATGGTCCGCGAACTCTCGCGCAAACTCCTGCGGGGCGAACTCAAGGTGGTCATGGGCCACGAAGGGCTCTACGAGCTGACCCGCGAACTGGACCGTTCGAGCAACCGGATCTCCTTCGCCATGGTCGTCGCGGGCATCATCGTCGGCTCCAGCCTGATCGTCCATGCCCGAGTCGGACCCACCTGGTTCGGCGGCATGCCCATCCTCGGCCTGACCGGCTACCTGGTCGCCGCGGTCATGGGCCTCTACCTGCTGATCGCGATCATCCGCAGCGGCAAGCTCTCGTAA
- a CDS encoding LptF/LptG family permease: MIVILQRYIFRELFRAFLLTVVALTAMLGFGGGVKDLLMSQGITADQMVKLLIYLLPVVLTYALPVAALFSTTITYGRFSSDNEINACRASGINIHKLLIPAFVLSIIVTVLTFGLENFVIPDLAERTGRLVKGNLQSMAEFQLRRRGYLAHMGRALHADRVDGSVLPKRQPDGTMSRGHIQLSQVTFLEQQDDVPVRYGTARSALIFFDYDPDGLRIDFCFNKVRMFDEEQGQMVQFDFYTPDKSLRPPDGLMDQRRVKFLPLPMLLDIARDPMTFKPMTESVAALRGQLREAVASAMQMDEFRREGEIRLLDADHRYAVTADELTLRPDGQLLLQGNVKVVRNGPSGVQSLLARSGSILAVDRGPGSPPAAQVRLRDVRIQDTASADPNMVVERPDIELENLQTAPEALSEAEEYTDDQLLDPDFPLDFGDMYLANVRDQAIENRARFFNQSMAEINTRLAYSSSALVLLILGAGLGIIFRGGHFVSAFGLSFIPMLAVVVMIVTGKQISRAGDPVIGSIAIWSGLALVIVADVVILGKFLKR; encoded by the coding sequence ATGATTGTTATTCTGCAACGGTACATTTTTCGCGAGTTGTTCCGGGCGTTCCTGCTGACCGTGGTCGCCCTGACCGCGATGCTGGGCTTCGGCGGAGGGGTCAAGGACCTGCTGATGAGCCAGGGAATCACAGCCGACCAGATGGTCAAGCTGCTGATCTACCTGCTGCCGGTCGTGCTGACCTACGCCCTGCCGGTGGCGGCCCTGTTCAGCACGACGATCACCTACGGGCGATTCTCTTCGGACAATGAGATCAACGCCTGCCGGGCCAGCGGCATCAACATCCACAAGCTGCTGATCCCAGCGTTCGTCCTGAGCATCATCGTGACCGTCCTGACCTTCGGGCTCGAGAACTTCGTCATTCCCGATCTGGCCGAGCGGACCGGCCGGCTGGTCAAGGGCAACCTTCAGAGCATGGCTGAGTTCCAGCTCCGTCGGCGCGGGTATCTCGCCCACATGGGTCGCGCCTTGCACGCCGATCGGGTCGACGGATCGGTGCTGCCGAAGCGTCAGCCGGACGGCACCATGTCGCGCGGCCACATTCAGCTTTCCCAGGTGACCTTCCTCGAGCAGCAGGACGACGTGCCTGTCCGTTACGGGACGGCCAGGTCAGCTTTGATCTTCTTCGACTATGACCCGGACGGCCTGCGGATCGACTTCTGCTTCAATAAAGTGCGCATGTTCGACGAAGAGCAGGGGCAAATGGTCCAGTTCGACTTTTACACCCCGGACAAGAGCCTGAGGCCGCCGGACGGTCTGATGGATCAACGGCGGGTCAAGTTCCTCCCGCTGCCGATGCTGCTGGACATCGCCCGCGATCCGATGACCTTCAAGCCGATGACCGAAAGCGTAGCCGCCCTTCGCGGGCAACTGCGTGAGGCGGTGGCGTCCGCGATGCAGATGGACGAATTCCGGCGCGAGGGCGAGATCCGGCTGTTGGACGCCGACCACCGCTACGCAGTGACCGCTGACGAACTGACGCTCCGCCCGGACGGCCAGCTTCTGCTCCAGGGCAACGTGAAGGTAGTGCGGAACGGTCCATCCGGCGTTCAGAGCTTGCTGGCCCGCTCCGGATCAATCCTGGCGGTCGATCGTGGGCCCGGTTCGCCTCCCGCGGCTCAGGTCCGCCTTCGCGACGTGCGAATTCAGGACACCGCCTCAGCCGACCCGAACATGGTGGTGGAGCGGCCGGACATCGAACTGGAGAACCTTCAGACCGCTCCGGAGGCGCTCTCCGAAGCTGAGGAGTATACCGACGATCAGCTTCTCGACCCGGATTTCCCCCTGGACTTCGGCGACATGTACCTGGCCAACGTCCGCGATCAGGCGATCGAAAATCGGGCCCGGTTCTTCAACCAGTCGATGGCTGAGATCAACACCCGCCTGGCCTACAGCTCCAGCGCCCTGGTGCTGCTGATCCTGGGAGCGGGGCTGGGCATCATCTTCCGCGGCGGGCACTTCGTCAGCGCCTTCGGCCTGAGCTTCATTCCCATGCTCGCGGTCGTGGTGATGATCGTGACGGGCAAGCAGATCAGCCGGGCCGGCGACCCGGTGATCGGCTCGATCGCCATCTGGTCGGGCCTGGCTCTGGTGATCGTGGCCGACGTCGTCATTCTGGGCAAGTTTTTGAAGCGTTAG